Proteins encoded within one genomic window of Anopheles gambiae chromosome 3, idAnoGambNW_F1_1, whole genome shotgun sequence:
- the LOC1270634 gene encoding large ribosomal subunit protein uL1: MASKVSRDILYECVAEVLKGAETKRRRFLETVELQIGLKNYDPQKDKRFSGTVKLKYIPRPKMQVCVLGDQQHCDEAKANDIPFMDAEALKKLNKNKKLVKKLAKKYDAFLASESLIKQIPRLLGPGLNKAGKFPGLLGHGESMVQKIDEVKATIKFQMKKVLCLSVAVGHVKMSPDELAQNVHLAINFLVSLLKKHWQNVRSLHIKSSMGAAQRLY, from the exons ATGGC GTCTAAAGTATCCCGTGACATTCTCTACGAATGCGTCGCCGAAGTGTTGAAGGGCGCTGAAACGAAGCGCCGCCGCTTCCTGGAGACGGTGGAACTCCAGATCGGTCTGAAGAACTACGATCCCCAGAAGGACAAGCGTTTCTCCGGCACCGTCAA GCTGAAGTACATTCCGCGCCCGAAGATGCAGGTGTGCGTGCTCGGTGACCAGCAGCATTGCGATGAGGCGAAGGCCAACGACATCCCGTTCATGGATGCCGAGGCGCTGAAGAAGctgaacaagaacaagaagctGGTGAAGAAGCTGGCGAAGAAGTACGACGCCTTCCTGGCCTCCGAGTCGCTGATCAAGCAGATCCCGCGTCTGCTCGGTCCCGGTCTGAACAAAGCCGGCAAGTTCCCGGGTCTGCTCGGCCACGGCGAATCGATGGTGCAGAAGATCGACGAGGTGAAGGCCACCATCAAGTTCCAGATGAAGAAGGTGCTGTGCCTGTCGGTCGCGGTCGGTCACGTCAAGATGTCGCCCGACGAGCTGGCCCAGAACGTGCATCTGGCCATCAACTTCCTGGTGTCGCTGCTGAAGAAGCACTGGCAGAACGTCCGCTCGCTCCACATCAAATCGTCCATGGGTGCCGCCCAGCGACTGTACTaa
- the LOC1270633 gene encoding GPI inositol-deacylase — translation MLFRLLIVLPVLAVSLFLYGAIVSIGYIEENRCRMTYMFEHPQYTRLPVQGNERYPKYGLYAYSEGFVTQRVQQRLFTGAPVLFVPGSGGSYKQVRSLASVALRKGLDNNWQAHLDYFSVDLNEELSGVYGGYLQDQTEFLNLCIQEIARLYGARGRATRLFIVGHSVGGKLAQAVVGARTSIGRHVAGIVTLSAPVDKPVALFDHYHYSFYDRIEQAWRTNRSLAGAANASPSHGLLPLDGILFVTIGGGIRDIIVHDGLTASRYADLHAMTHNIPNVWLSVDHLCAMWCLQFVLVMNRFLFSMIVPQGRGSWGFVEGKQHQLELATRFLAQPFRSDDDDDDDDEGNNHKRLPAGSAKQPLIQHHPEQEDWIEDIRRSFTERHRAGLDRTRVQMIRLVPEKLAHRFVRIEVINSEQSNWLSGCAAVEVYGNSRMCQKATSLTNYTLPVPSSKFDRFGALLDLHELKRTNPRWTHVLVKIPRTTKPVQFSVDVFNPDERAINVTMPHWFDYRARTILQDASPDDSYYRISVSGMTHTYQTIALHLTAVACDGVRGTVVVKVHVPWATGYDRYAFHEELNQTTVYIYPPIEKPPAGEPDVPIQLDVHLTPGCKYRIRYAQSLRVSMARIVQQHVVLVPAHLVALLLLAFKDQLTQSPADDHAFVVGKLRSSLTKPGPLLMLLATGSLTAKFLALFKAIPPTETVATPLAVSILVHLVALGVLVLATLALWGAIAFCANFAHKIILRLIALPIPVMSSTFLSCIHKFPLAIAVLLVAIALTACGGVSLLCAAAVYFVLLSKAYEDYLENFVFNTARKIAARLFGARERPHGEGGRAGRKRNRRRTANETGDELMVINFHLPLFLLVILLALLNVPSVITWAKNYHYANTLQPDPSLVPALAVLVCLAVLWQLNTPRNVCGYELLSALLVIGAFVSVLYCQVHVYRLNYLLALVFVAITVHQIIAPKRREVREEEEEEAEAGDGKEAVEGVEQAEHEEEETGDKKAN, via the coding sequence ATGTTGTTCCGTCTGCTCATCGTGCTGCCGGTGCTAGCGGTTTCACTGTTCCTGTACGGTGCGATCGTGAGCATTGGCTACATCGAGGAGAATCGCTGCCGCATGACGTACATGTTCGAGCATCCGCAGTACACCCGGCTGCCGGTGCAGGGCAACGAGCGGTACCCCAAGTACGGGCTGTACGCGTACTCCGAGGGTTTCGTGACGCAGCGCGTCCAGCAGCGGCTCTTTACCGGCGCTCCGGTACTGTTCGTACCCGGTAGCGGCGGCTCCTACAAGCAGGTACGCTCCCTGGCCTCGGTAGCGCTGCGCAAGGGGCTGGACAACAACTGGCAGGCGCACCTGGACTACTTCAGCGTCGACCTGAACGAGGAGCTGTCCGGCGTGTACGGGGGCTATCTGCAAGATCAGACGGAATTTCTCAACCTTTGCATACAGGAAATTGCTCGGCTGTATGGGGCAAGAGGACGAGCGACGCGCCTGTTCATCGTTGGCCATTCGGTGGGGGGAAAGCTGGCGCAGGCGGTGGTCGGAGCCCGTACCAGCATCGGCCGACATGTGGCCGGTATAGTGACGCTATCGGCACCGGTCGATAAACCGGTCGCACTGTTCGACCACTACCATTACAGCTTTTACGATCGCATCGAGCAGGCGTGGAGAACGAACCGATCCCTGGCGGGAGCGGCCAATGCATCCCCTTCGCACGGACTGCTGCCACTGGATGGCATTCTGTTCGTGACGATTGGTGGCGGCATCAGGGACATCATTGTGCACGACGGACTGACTGCGTCCCGGTACGCCGACCTGCACGCCATGACGCACAACATCCCGAACGTGTGGCTATCGGTGGACCATCTGTGTGCGATGTGGTGTCTGCAGTTTGTGCTGGTCATGAATCGGTTCCTGTTCAGCATGATCGTTCCGCAGGGCCGCGGCAGCTGGGGCTTTGTCGAAGGAAAGCAGCACCAGCTCGAGTTGGCAACACGCTTTCTCGCGCAACCGTTCCGgagcgatgacgatgatgatgacgatgatgagggGAACAATCATAAGCGCCTACCAGCTGGCAGTGCCAAACAGCCACTGATTCAGCATCATCCCGAGCAGGAAGACTGGATCGAGGACATCCGCCGCTCGTTTACCGAGCGCCACCGGGCCGGTCTCGATCGTACACGCGTGCAAATGATTCGTCTGGTGCCGGAAAAGCTGGCCCATCGGTTCGTGCGCATCGAGGTGATCAACTCGGAACAGAGCAACTGGCTGTCGGGCTGTGCCGCGGTCGAAGTGTACGGCAATTCTCGCATGTGTCAAAAGGCGACCTCGCTCACCAACTACACGCTCCCGGTGCCGTCGTCCAAGTTTGACCGGTTTGGAGCGCTGCTCGATTTGCACGAGCTGAAGCGGACCAATCCAAGGTGGACGCACGTGCTGGTGAAGATCCCGCGCACCACCAAACCGGTCCAGTTCAGCGTGGACGTTTTCAATCCGGACGAAAGGGCGATTAATGTAACGATGCCGCACTGGTTCGACTATAGAGCGCGTACCATTCTGCAGGATGCATCGCCGGACGATTCGTACTATCGCATCAGCGTGAGCGGGATGACGCACACCTACCAGACGATCGCCCTCCACCTGACCGCCGTTGCGTGCGATGGCGTGCGGGGCACCGTCGTAGTGAAGGTGCACGTCCCGTGGGCCACCGGGTACGACCGTTACGCGTTCCACGAGGAGCTGAATCAAACGACCGTTTACATTTACCCACCGATCGAGAAACCACCGGCAGGAGAACCGGACGTGCCAATACAGCTAGACGTGCATCTTACCCCGGGATGCAAGTACCGTATACGTTACGCCCAGTCGCTGCGCGTCAGCATGGCGCGTATAGTGCAGCAGCACGTGGTGCTCGTACCAGCGCATCTCGtcgctttgctgctgcttgcgtTCAAGGATCAACTGACGCAATCGCCCGCCGACGATCACGCCTTTGTGGTGGGAAAGCTGCGCAGCTCCTTGACCAAGCCCGGCCCGCTGCTAATGCTGCTAGCGACCGGGTCGCTCACGGCCAAGTTCCTAGCGCTGTTTAAAGCAATTCCACCGACCGAAACGGTCGCCACCCCGTTGGCCGTTTCCATCCTCGTCCATCTCGTCGCGCTCGGTGTGCTCGTGCTGGCGACGCTTGCCCTCTGGGGTGCGATCGCGTTTTGTGCCAACTTTGCGCACAAAATCATACTCCGCCTCATTGCCCTCCCGATCCCGGTCATGTCCTCGACCTTTCTGTCCTGCATACACAAGTTCCCGCTCGCCATTgccgtgctgctggtggcgatCGCACTGACCGCGTGCGGCGGTGTCAGCTTACTCTGCGCCGCAGCCGTCTACTTCGTGCTGCTGTCCAAAGCGTACGAAGACTATTTGGAAAACTTTGTGTTTAATACGGCGCGCAAAATCGCCGCCCGACTGTTTGGGGCCCGGGAGCGGCCCCATGGCGAGGGAGGAAGGGCGGGACGGAAGCGAAACCGTAGACGCACTGCGAACGAGACGGGCGACGAGCTGATGGTGATCAACTTTCATCTGCCCCTGTTTCTGCTGGTGATACTGTTGGCCCTGCTGAATGTGCCAAGTGTTATTACCTGGGCCAAGAACTATCACTACGCGAACACGCTGCAGCCCGATCCGTCGCTCGTGCCCGCACTGGCCGTGCTGGTGTGCTTGGCCGTGCTGTGGCAGCTCAACACGCCGCGGAACGTGTGCGGGTACGAGCTGCTGTCCGCTCTGCTCGTGATCGGGGCGTTTGTATCGGTGCTTTACTGTCAGGTGCATGTGTACCGGCTTAACTACTTACTAGCTTTAGTGTTTGTTGCGATTACCGTACACCAAATCATTGCGCCAAAACGTCGTGAGGTaagggaagaggaggaggaggaggcagAGGCTGGCGATGGAAAGGAGGCAGTCGAGGGGGTCGAGCAGGCCGAacatgaggaggaggagactGGGGATAAGAAAGCAAATTGA